In Methanomassiliicoccales archaeon, the genomic stretch TTATTCAAGTTTTTCTTAGGGCTTTGCCGAAGGAATTTCTCCATAGTGAACGCATTTTTCCCGGGACCGTAGTAGTCCATCAAGATTCCTTTGATCGAAAACCCTCTTTTCTTATAAAATCTCAATGCCACTTCATTCATCATGTGAACTTCCAAAACAACTTTGACAATACCCCTTGCAATCGCATTCCGCTCAATCTCATCAATCATTGCAGTACCAACTCCGATTTTTCGGTACTCTGGCAGAACAGCGATAGAAATGATTCTCCCCTGCCTAGAGGACTCATGGAAATAAGCTG encodes the following:
- a CDS encoding N-acetyltransferase; the encoded protein is MVSSIGVVIRRATVDDLHRIELIERACFDESVRYERSLLTTLLEIDEFLTIIAYINEEPVGYASAYFHESSRQGRIISIAVLPEYRKIGVGTAMIDEIERNAIARGIVKVVLEVHMMNEVALRFYKKRGFSIKGILMDYYGPGKNAFTMEKFLRQSPKKNLNNRSFRELV